A window of the Lactobacillus gasseri ATCC 33323 = JCM 1131 genome harbors these coding sequences:
- the serS gene encoding serine--tRNA ligase produces MLDIKVIRENLDWSKKKLATRGIKPEELDKLVAIDKERREALTKSEQLKQKRNEVSDQIAQAKRNKEDASDAIKTMREVGKEIKDLDKEVEDLTQKQKYILLRLPNFPADSDPIGPDESYNEEVRKWNEPTKFDFEPKPHWEIGTELNILDWDTAAKVSGARFVYYKGAGALLERAVSNFFLDENTKDGYTEVIPPYLVNDASMQGTGQFPKFTEDVYTIVDNDDPDKPRDLTLIPTAEVPLVNYFRGKILDAKQLPINVTAFSPAFRSEAGSAGRDTRGLIRMHEFRKVEMVKIVDEDSSWDELEKLTHNAEHLLQKLGLPYHVVALSTGDASFTSAKTYDLEVWMPAQDKYREISSCSNCTDFQARRSLIRYRDENGKLHLAHTLNGSGLAVGRTVAAILENYQNEDGTVNVPEALQPYMHGMKVITKEPKFGE; encoded by the coding sequence ATGTTAGACATAAAGGTAATTCGAGAGAATTTAGACTGGTCAAAGAAGAAATTAGCTACACGTGGAATAAAGCCAGAAGAATTAGACAAATTAGTGGCTATTGATAAAGAAAGACGTGAGGCTTTAACTAAGAGCGAGCAATTAAAGCAAAAGCGTAATGAAGTATCCGATCAAATTGCACAAGCTAAGCGTAATAAAGAAGACGCCAGCGATGCTATTAAGACAATGCGTGAAGTCGGAAAAGAAATTAAGGATTTAGATAAAGAAGTAGAAGACCTTACTCAAAAACAAAAGTATATTTTACTTCGTTTACCTAACTTCCCAGCAGATTCAGATCCTATTGGACCAGATGAAAGCTATAACGAAGAGGTTCGTAAATGGAATGAACCAACTAAGTTTGATTTTGAACCAAAGCCTCACTGGGAAATTGGTACTGAATTAAATATTTTAGACTGGGATACTGCTGCTAAGGTTTCAGGCGCCCGTTTTGTTTACTATAAAGGTGCTGGTGCCTTACTTGAGCGTGCAGTTTCAAATTTCTTCTTAGATGAAAATACTAAAGATGGTTATACTGAAGTGATCCCACCATACTTGGTAAATGATGCTTCTATGCAAGGAACTGGTCAATTCCCTAAATTCACTGAAGATGTTTATACAATTGTTGATAATGATGATCCTGATAAGCCACGTGATTTAACTTTAATTCCAACTGCAGAAGTTCCATTAGTTAACTACTTCCGTGGCAAGATTTTAGATGCAAAGCAATTACCAATTAATGTTACTGCATTCTCTCCAGCGTTTAGAAGTGAAGCGGGATCTGCAGGACGTGACACTCGTGGATTGATTAGAATGCACGAATTTAGAAAAGTTGAAATGGTAAAAATTGTTGATGAAGACAGTTCATGGGATGAATTGGAAAAATTAACGCATAATGCTGAACATTTACTTCAAAAGCTCGGCTTACCATATCATGTTGTTGCCCTTTCAACTGGGGATGCAAGTTTTACTAGTGCTAAAACTTATGACCTTGAAGTATGGATGCCAGCTCAAGATAAATATCGTGAAATTTCAAGCTGTTCAAACTGTACAGATTTCCAAGCTCGTCGTAGCTTAATTCGTTATCGTGATGAAAATGGTAAGCTTCATTTAGCTCATACTTTGAATGGATCAGGTCTAGCTGTAGGTAGAACTGTAGCAGCTATTTTAGAAAATTACCAAAATGAAGATGGAACTGTAAACGTACCCGAAGCATTACAACCATACATGCATGGTATGAAAGTAATTACTAAAGAACCAAAATTTGGTGAATAA
- a CDS encoding GNAT family N-acetyltransferase yields the protein MLESKRIILRKIETRDAPTLLKWGQDSVYHKSAGYQYLEDLTAAQKSICQYRERPYSYGIVLKENSRLIGLVELYERGLDEYNGLLMTKDLGFLLDKNYWHQGLMTEALKLIINFAFEKLHQNQIWAGTFVSNENSQRLLKKLGFRYVYTTDYSMISSLFNYQEKYYLLTPQDWHDIMQINMKS from the coding sequence ATGCTTGAAAGTAAACGAATTATTTTAAGAAAAATTGAGACAAGGGATGCGCCCACATTACTCAAGTGGGGTCAAGATAGTGTTTATCATAAAAGTGCTGGTTATCAATATCTAGAAGATTTAACTGCTGCTCAAAAAAGCATTTGTCAATATAGGGAAAGGCCATATAGTTATGGAATAGTATTGAAAGAAAATAGTCGCTTAATAGGATTAGTTGAGTTATATGAACGTGGATTAGATGAATATAACGGTTTATTGATGACAAAAGATTTAGGCTTTTTATTAGATAAAAATTATTGGCATCAAGGATTAATGACAGAGGCTTTGAAGCTGATAATCAATTTTGCTTTTGAAAAATTACACCAAAATCAAATTTGGGCCGGAACCTTTGTTTCTAATGAAAACTCACAAAGATTGCTAAAAAAACTAGGTTTTAGATATGTTTATACAACTGATTATTCAATGATTTCTTCGCTTTTTAATTATCAAGAAAAATATTATTTGTTAACACCACAGGATTGGCATGATATAATGCAGATAAACATGAAATCCTAA